One window of Nicotiana tomentosiformis chromosome 11, ASM39032v3, whole genome shotgun sequence genomic DNA carries:
- the LOC138901121 gene encoding uncharacterized protein, with protein sequence MLTRIVASQAQRSNVAPTSSSQQRDSSGSRVNKFLQLDPPVFTGANPENDPQDFIDEMHKTLRVMRASDTERVELAAYLLKRVAYSWFELWEDSREEGSPPARWSAFADAFMDHLLPTEIRAARVAEFENLKQGSRSVYQRSLDKEIHRLSSLGVRLADSRKGVVIVQNRAKSSLVMEMKGKQYNDPLLVQLKEGIHKHKTMGFSIGMDDGTLRYQGRLCVTNVDGLRERIMIEAHTYRYLVHPGSTKNVS encoded by the exons ATGTTAACAcggatagtggcttctcaagcccagagatcaaatgttgcaccgacttcttctagccaacaaagggattctagtggttctagggtgaacaagtttcttcagttggatcctccggtgttcacgggtgctaatccgGAGAAtgacccacaggacttcattgatgagatgcataagactctccgggttatgcgcgcTAGTGATACGGAGAGAGTGGAGTTGGCTGCCTACCTCCTAAAAAGGGTGGCCTATTcgtggtttgagctgtgggaggactctcgggaggaggggagccctccagcaaGGTGGAGCGCGTTTGCTGATGCTTTCATGGACCATTTATTGCCGACCGAGATTAGGGCAGCTCGTGtcgcagagtttgagaatcttaagcaagggagtaggagt GTATATCAAAGGTCATTGGACAAAGAAATTCATCGATtgtctagtttgggagttcgtcttgcggactctcgTAAAGGAGTagtaattgtacaaaatagggctaAATCCTCGTTGGTTATGGAAATGAAAgggaagcaatacaacgatccattgttggtgcaattgaaagaggggattcataagcaTAAGACCATGGGATTTTCtattggcatggatgatggtacactaaggtaccaagggcgactatgtgttacAAATGTGGATGGTCTGCGTGAAAGAATTATGATTGAAGCTCACACATATAGGTATTtagtgcacccaggttctacaaaaaatgtatcatga